AAAGAGACAGTAATTCCTTCCTGTCGTTATCACTCATGTCGAGGCTGTCTTTCCGGAAAAGTTTAACAATTTCATATTCAAAATTCGGATTGATACGCCTGAGTATTCTTTCCGAAGCCGGCTCAGTGATTTCAAAAGCATAACCCATCTGGAGCTTTGGATATTCTTTATCAATGGTGCCTCCTGTCTGAATGAAAATGATTTTCATGCCTATTGCTTTGGATTCATCACTTTTCCCATAAACATGATTGCCCCGCTTTCATTGTTTTTAATGTAAAAGAAAAAGGGATGGTCAGCTTTAAATTCAGATTTTTCTTCCGGTAATGCAGCCCTTTCCATCATCACTACGGCAGTTGAAGCGGCTGCTTCAGTCCCTTTTTCATTGACTTCGATGAAAGCTTTATGCAATATATTGTCGATCATCAGGTTTTTCTTTCCGGTCATTCCTGAAAAATCAGCATTGTCGTCAAATGCATCGCTCATACCTGCAGCCGATAAGATGGCTTTTAGTGAAAAAGAAGATGAAAAAGTGAAACGCGGAAGGTAAACATCCACTCCCTGCCATTTACTCATGTTTTCAAGTTCTGAAAAATAGCCGGGTGAAAAAGCTTTTTCAAGAGCCGGCAGTTTATCGGGTGATTTTGGCAACAAAATATTCATCGAATAAAGTTTCCCCGCATAATCCATGCTGAGAAACTGAAGCTTATCATTTTCAAAATACCTGTATTTACCCGTATGTTCCTGCATCATGTCCACCGTAATTTTTTGACCGTCCATCAGGAAAAAGTCACCGGGGCGGGTTTGCTTTTCATCAAAAACGATAGCCCACGTTGCATTGAAATAAATGGCATTTACCAAAATCAACCTGGTTGCGGCATTAATATCTTTTTCTGACAGAATATCCTTTATTTTATCCTCCGTTTTTTCACTCACCCACTGATTTATTTTTTCTCTTGCCTCATCAGGTCGATTAATGAAATTAACAAACTGAAAACCAGAATGATAATTTTTTTTCATGTTTTCTAAAAATTCCGGCTTAAAATAAAACTGCTCCTGGGCCCAAAGGCTGTTGGCCAG
This is a stretch of genomic DNA from Sphingobacteriales bacterium. It encodes these proteins:
- a CDS encoding serpin family protein, with translation CKKTAPQQEKSQGVWDKNYLDTTDFNIVTSVNGFGFNLYARLNPDENLIFSPLSISSALAMTYAGAENNTQQQMAGVLGFVFDKKQVNEGFSALMNEMNVSSESYRISLANSLWAQEQFYFKPEFLENMKKNYHSGFQFVNFINRPDEAREKINQWVSEKTEDKIKDILSEKDINAATRLILVNAIYFNATWAIVFDEKQTRPGDFFLMDGQKITVDMMQEHTGKYRYFENDKLQFLSMDYAGKLYSMNILLPKSPDKLPALEKAFSPGYFSELENMSKWQGVDVYLPRFTFSSSFSLKAILSAAGMSDAFDDNADFSGMTGKKNLMIDNILHKAFIEVNEKGTEAAASTAVVMMERAALPEEKSEFKADHPFFFYIKNNESGAIMFMGKVMNPKQ